A genomic segment from Streptosporangium roseum DSM 43021 encodes:
- a CDS encoding GntR family transcriptional regulator, translated as MIEFHLDRGSGVATYLQLVHQVRHALRLGALRPGDRLPTAKEVVAQLTINPNTVLKAYRELEREGLVVGRPGLGTFVERSLGETSMSDRVRLRAELVQWVRNGRRAGLDQEDLQALVATVLGETFREEIA; from the coding sequence GTGATCGAATTCCACCTCGACCGGGGGTCGGGGGTGGCGACGTACCTCCAGCTCGTGCACCAGGTCCGGCACGCGCTCCGGCTCGGCGCGCTGCGGCCCGGCGACCGGCTGCCGACGGCCAAGGAGGTCGTGGCCCAGCTCACGATCAATCCGAACACGGTGCTGAAGGCCTACCGGGAGCTGGAGCGGGAGGGGCTGGTCGTCGGGCGCCCCGGACTGGGCACGTTCGTGGAGCGGTCGCTGGGCGAGACGTCCATGAGCGACCGCGTGCGGCTACGCGCCGAGCTGGTCCAGTGGGTGCGCAACGGCCGCCGGGCCGGCCTGGACCAGGAGGACCTGCAGGCGCTGGTCGCCACGGTCCTGGGCGAGACGTTCCGGGAGGAGATCGCGTGA
- a CDS encoding acyl-CoA dehydrogenase family protein translates to MTDKLTGERLVDDMTDAERDRAARIESVLPALRAAAAKADEEARFPVEHVALLREAGLLGLVVPERYGGLGGTLRDLAAATFAMGTACPSTALAYFFHNTSASRGLLPLEAIDAGLFTGAEVPVVRAFAEKVLTRMASGTWLANFASESVKSSGANITIATTARRTGGGWILDGEKSFGCATGVADYYLTTAKLEGHDTAEGLVTFFVPREAPGVSVRAPWDGLGMRATANNGIRLDGVFVPGDEALTVPGAFTRMLRMSRGSFVGNQLAIAAVYTGCAQNVYDTVVEELTRRTFADTGRPIASSPMHQVLFGDMTVQLETAYLWLRRQLRLETSEPPLLPKTEVFRQWRMGKGAVTEACFQVALGAFKASGTSGAMMGGVVGRALRDLAMGLVMTFPAERGRLEAAQMVTEAKENELFTTADRT, encoded by the coding sequence ATGACCGACAAGCTGACGGGCGAGCGTCTCGTCGACGACATGACCGACGCCGAGCGCGACCGTGCCGCCCGGATCGAGAGCGTGCTGCCCGCGCTGCGCGCCGCCGCCGCCAAGGCCGACGAGGAGGCCCGCTTCCCGGTCGAGCACGTCGCGCTGCTGCGCGAGGCCGGCCTGCTCGGCCTGGTGGTGCCCGAGAGGTACGGCGGGCTCGGCGGCACGCTGCGCGACCTGGCCGCCGCCACGTTCGCGATGGGCACCGCCTGCCCGTCCACGGCGCTCGCCTACTTCTTCCACAACACCAGCGCCTCCCGGGGGCTGCTGCCGCTGGAGGCGATCGACGCGGGCCTGTTCACCGGCGCGGAGGTCCCGGTCGTGCGGGCCTTCGCCGAGAAGGTGCTGACCCGGATGGCCTCCGGCACGTGGCTGGCCAACTTCGCCTCCGAGTCGGTCAAGAGCTCGGGCGCCAACATCACCATCGCCACCACCGCCCGCCGTACCGGCGGCGGCTGGATCCTGGACGGCGAGAAGTCGTTCGGCTGCGCCACCGGCGTCGCCGACTACTACCTGACCACCGCCAAGCTGGAGGGCCACGACACCGCCGAGGGCCTGGTCACGTTCTTCGTCCCGCGCGAGGCCCCCGGCGTCTCCGTCCGTGCCCCGTGGGACGGGCTCGGCATGCGCGCGACGGCCAACAACGGCATCCGGCTCGACGGGGTGTTCGTCCCCGGGGACGAGGCGCTGACCGTACCCGGCGCGTTCACCCGCATGCTGCGGATGAGCCGGGGCAGCTTCGTCGGCAACCAGCTCGCCATCGCGGCCGTCTACACCGGCTGCGCGCAGAACGTCTACGACACCGTCGTCGAGGAGCTCACCAGGAGGACGTTCGCCGACACCGGCCGGCCGATCGCCTCCAGCCCGATGCACCAGGTGCTCTTCGGCGACATGACCGTGCAGCTGGAGACCGCCTACCTGTGGCTGCGCCGGCAGCTGCGGCTGGAGACCTCCGAACCGCCGCTCCTGCCCAAGACCGAGGTGTTCCGGCAGTGGCGGATGGGCAAGGGCGCGGTCACCGAAGCCTGCTTCCAGGTCGCCCTCGGCGCGTTCAAGGCCTCGGGCACCTCCGGCGCCATGATGGGCGGCGTCGTCGGCCGCGCCCTCCGCGACCTGGCGATGGGCCTGGTGATGACCTTCCCCGCCGAACGCGGCAGGCTGGAGGCCGCCCAGATGGTGACGGAGGCCAAGGAGAACGAGCTGTTCACGACCGCGGACCGCACATGA
- a CDS encoding ABC transporter ATP-binding protein, which produces MTPALEATGLGMRYRRTWALRDCSAAVPSGRVAALVGPNGAGKTTLLHLAVGMLTPTAGEVRIFGRPVRESMERIAFLAQSKPLYAGFRVEEMLRFGRELNPRWDGAAARRRLADLGIPLERRVGGLSGGQRTQVALTVALAKRPDLLVLDEPLADLDPLARDDVMRGLMEAVAETGLTVLLSSHVVSELEGVCDWLVVVNGGRVQVSGDIDELVAGHRLLTGPAGTADALAARLPVISRGGAGRQATLLVRDATPPLDPRWTARPVNLEETVLAYLRAPDQATLPRPSLASAR; this is translated from the coding sequence GTGACGCCGGCGTTGGAGGCCACCGGCCTGGGCATGCGCTACCGGCGGACCTGGGCGCTGCGCGACTGTTCGGCGGCGGTGCCGTCCGGGCGGGTCGCCGCGCTGGTGGGACCGAACGGCGCGGGCAAGACCACCCTGCTCCACCTGGCCGTGGGCATGCTCACCCCGACCGCCGGCGAGGTGCGGATCTTCGGCCGGCCGGTCCGCGAGAGCATGGAGCGGATCGCGTTCCTGGCGCAGAGCAAGCCCCTCTACGCCGGATTCCGGGTGGAGGAGATGCTGAGGTTCGGGCGCGAGCTCAACCCGCGCTGGGACGGCGCCGCGGCCCGGCGGCGGCTGGCGGATCTGGGCATCCCGCTGGAGCGGAGGGTCGGCGGGCTCTCCGGCGGCCAGCGGACGCAGGTGGCGCTGACCGTCGCGCTGGCCAAGCGTCCCGACCTGCTGGTGCTGGACGAGCCGCTGGCCGACCTCGATCCGCTGGCCCGCGACGACGTGATGCGCGGCCTGATGGAGGCGGTGGCGGAGACGGGGCTGACCGTGCTGCTCTCCTCGCACGTCGTCTCCGAACTGGAGGGGGTCTGCGACTGGCTGGTCGTGGTCAACGGGGGCCGGGTCCAGGTCAGCGGCGACATCGACGAGCTGGTCGCCGGGCACCGCCTGCTGACCGGACCCGCCGGGACCGCCGACGCGCTCGCCGCCCGGCTGCCGGTCATCTCACGGGGCGGGGCCGGGCGGCAGGCCACCCTGCTCGTCCGGGACGCCACGCCGCCGCTCGACCCGCGCTGGACCGCCCGCCCGGTGAACCTGGAGGAGACGGTCCTCGCCTACCTCCGTGCCCCCGACCAGGCGACGCTCCCCCGGCCGTCCCTGGCCTCCGCCCGCTGA
- a CDS encoding IclR family transcriptional regulator yields MPAQAKTSARVVDAADEGDGQSRSIAAVERAMDVLLLFGRSARPDLGVTEIATELGLTKAAVHRILTALRSRELIAADPVTRRYSLGHAAISLGRAYMARTDLRAMAGPELRRLAAHAGETATLSVRRGDTRLYVEQVVPEQELRMEVSLGIPYPLHAGSSSKVILAFLREEEIEGYLARHRLEALTAKTITDQAKLRAELAAIRRRGYATSLGERQEGAASIAAPVFDHDGGLIAAISVSGPSARFRSHMQQSAPLLVEAADRLSAQLGYHR; encoded by the coding sequence GTGCCAGCCCAGGCCAAGACCAGTGCACGGGTGGTGGACGCCGCGGACGAGGGCGACGGCCAGAGCAGGTCCATCGCGGCCGTGGAGCGCGCCATGGACGTGCTCCTGCTCTTCGGCCGCAGCGCCCGTCCGGATCTGGGGGTGACCGAGATCGCCACCGAGCTCGGGCTCACCAAGGCGGCCGTGCACCGCATCCTGACCGCGCTGCGCAGCCGCGAGCTCATCGCGGCCGACCCCGTCACCAGGCGCTACTCCCTGGGGCACGCCGCGATCTCGCTCGGCCGCGCCTACATGGCCCGCACCGACCTGCGCGCCATGGCGGGGCCGGAGCTGCGCCGCCTGGCCGCCCACGCCGGGGAGACCGCGACCCTGTCCGTACGGCGCGGCGACACCCGCCTGTACGTGGAGCAGGTCGTCCCCGAGCAGGAGCTGAGGATGGAGGTCTCACTCGGCATCCCCTACCCGCTGCACGCGGGCAGCTCCTCCAAGGTGATCCTGGCGTTCCTGCGGGAGGAGGAGATCGAGGGCTACCTGGCCCGCCACAGGCTGGAGGCGCTCACCGCCAAAACCATCACCGACCAGGCGAAGCTCCGGGCCGAGCTGGCCGCGATCCGCCGCCGGGGGTACGCGACCTCCCTGGGCGAGCGCCAGGAGGGCGCCGCGTCGATCGCGGCGCCCGTGTTCGACCACGACGGCGGCCTGATCGCGGCGATCAGCGTCTCCGGGCCGAGCGCCCGCTTCAGGTCGCACATGCAGCAGTCGGCGCCCCTGCTCGTCGAGGCGGCCGACCGCCTGTCGGCCCAGCTCGGCTACCACCGCTAG
- a CDS encoding hydantoinase/oxoprolinase family protein encodes MRSVRIGVDTGGTFTDVVAVDEQTGEITTTKTPSTPANPADGFMEGVRKVLRKAGVETVSAVVHGTTVATNQLLEDRIADLGFVTTEGFEFILEIARQSVPDGYGNSYFWVKPPRIVPVHRVRTVGGRLDHTGAEVRPFDEAQATAAARWFRERGITAIGVCFLHSYANPGHELRMREVIEREHPEAVVSISSDVLREYREYERSVTTLVDAAVKPTMRRYIANLADRLGMPFSVMKSNGGVLSAAEVVHQPITTVLSGPAAGALGAALIASTAGHPSVITLDGGGTSTDVAVVVDGEPSLTTEGSIGRYPCKIPMIDIVTVGAGGGSVAWISPEGTLKVGPKSAGADPGPLCYGRGGTEVTVTDAHVFLGRVPPHLLGGEIPLDADAARQGIEALAGKVGLSPERTAAGILEISAFNQSNAIRQITVKRGLDVRDFPMVAFGGSGPLLVCRLIDILGLPSVIVPPDPGNVSAFGLLTVDVKNDYVRTFVTRELSLDAAAEIFGDLEDQAAEALGREGFPADRHVYARSADLRYYGQAYEVRVPAPAGPLDEAWRAEVLDRFHEAHQKLYGYGYRDDPRHGVEWVNLRVSGIGPITRPAIGRRPYGTAGAGPVAAREVFYDEWGPVPIHRRAGLTAGSVVPGPAVIEEYGSTLPLHPGFTATVDEFGNLEVRRG; translated from the coding sequence ATGCGTAGCGTCCGTATAGGTGTCGACACCGGGGGCACGTTCACCGACGTGGTCGCGGTGGACGAACAGACCGGTGAGATCACCACTACCAAGACTCCCTCCACACCCGCCAACCCCGCTGACGGGTTCATGGAGGGAGTGCGGAAGGTCCTGCGGAAGGCGGGCGTGGAGACCGTGTCGGCGGTCGTGCACGGCACCACCGTCGCCACCAACCAGCTCCTCGAGGACCGCATCGCCGATCTGGGCTTCGTCACCACCGAGGGCTTCGAGTTCATCCTGGAGATCGCCAGGCAGAGCGTCCCCGACGGCTACGGCAACTCCTACTTCTGGGTGAAACCGCCCCGGATCGTCCCCGTGCACCGGGTCAGGACCGTCGGCGGACGCCTCGACCACACCGGGGCCGAGGTCCGGCCGTTCGACGAGGCCCAGGCCACGGCGGCGGCCCGGTGGTTCCGGGAGCGGGGGATCACCGCGATCGGCGTGTGCTTCCTGCACTCCTACGCCAACCCCGGGCACGAGCTCCGCATGCGCGAGGTCATCGAACGGGAGCACCCCGAGGCGGTCGTCTCGATCTCCAGCGACGTGCTGCGCGAATACCGCGAGTACGAGCGGTCGGTGACGACCCTCGTGGACGCCGCGGTCAAGCCGACCATGCGCCGCTACATCGCCAACCTCGCCGACCGTCTCGGCATGCCGTTCTCGGTGATGAAGAGCAACGGCGGCGTGCTGTCCGCCGCGGAGGTCGTGCACCAGCCGATCACGACCGTGCTCTCCGGACCGGCGGCGGGCGCGCTCGGCGCCGCGCTGATCGCCTCCACCGCCGGGCACCCGTCGGTCATCACGCTGGACGGCGGCGGCACCTCGACCGACGTCGCGGTGGTGGTCGACGGGGAGCCGTCGCTGACCACCGAGGGCAGCATCGGCCGCTACCCGTGCAAGATCCCGATGATCGACATCGTGACCGTGGGCGCGGGCGGCGGGTCCGTCGCGTGGATCTCGCCGGAGGGCACGCTGAAGGTCGGCCCCAAGTCGGCCGGGGCGGACCCCGGCCCGCTCTGCTACGGCCGCGGCGGCACCGAGGTCACCGTCACCGACGCGCACGTCTTCCTCGGGCGGGTCCCCCCGCACCTGCTCGGCGGGGAGATCCCGCTCGACGCGGACGCCGCGCGGCAGGGGATCGAGGCGCTGGCGGGGAAGGTCGGGCTGAGCCCCGAGCGGACCGCGGCCGGCATCCTGGAGATCAGCGCGTTCAACCAGTCCAACGCGATCCGCCAGATCACGGTGAAACGCGGTCTGGACGTGCGCGACTTCCCGATGGTCGCCTTCGGCGGCTCGGGACCGCTGCTGGTCTGCCGGCTGATCGACATCCTCGGCCTGCCGTCGGTGATCGTCCCGCCCGACCCGGGGAACGTCTCGGCGTTCGGCCTGCTCACCGTGGACGTCAAGAACGACTACGTGCGCACCTTCGTCACCCGCGAGCTCTCCCTCGACGCCGCCGCGGAGATCTTCGGCGACCTGGAGGACCAGGCGGCCGAGGCCCTCGGACGCGAGGGCTTCCCCGCCGACCGGCACGTCTACGCGCGCAGCGCCGACCTGCGCTACTACGGCCAGGCCTACGAGGTGCGGGTGCCCGCACCGGCCGGGCCGCTGGACGAGGCCTGGCGCGCCGAGGTGCTCGACCGCTTCCACGAGGCGCACCAGAAGCTCTACGGGTACGGCTACCGCGACGACCCCCGGCACGGCGTCGAATGGGTCAACCTCCGCGTCTCCGGCATCGGCCCCATCACCCGCCCGGCCATCGGGCGCAGGCCGTACGGCACGGCCGGAGCCGGGCCGGTGGCGGCCCGGGAGGTCTTCTACGACGAGTGGGGGCCGGTGCCGATCCACCGCCGCGCCGGCCTGACCGCCGGATCGGTGGTCCCCGGCCCGGCCGTCATCGAGGAGTACGGCTCCACGCTGCCGCTCCACCCAGGCTTCACGGCCACCGTGGACGAGTTCGGAAACCTGGAGGTGCGCCGTGGCTGA
- a CDS encoding ABC transporter permease, which yields MLWLTWRQHRTQILVTGGLLLALGLLLLVSGLRATAYISEHAPSGCPGPAAACSGVNSTIYHDYYHPVFMVFGLLPLAGSALVGTFWGAPLLAAEFERGTNALAWTQSVSPGRWLVAKLGLLGGMIVVAALVLSAMISAWLPVFRGAIGDKTLEAGTFTITGVVPAAWWLFAFVLGAAAGTLFRRTLAAMAVTVALIALAIPAVFFSRDSYAEPVRTVTTDWTALYDRGGSLVRDAWVTPSGQEVVTLPDGACPPPPGVDARSERAQLLKDECLIDEGYRKAVYHHPPERFWRFQWTETGILLTGALALGGLAVTRTLRRRN from the coding sequence TTGCTCTGGCTGACCTGGCGGCAGCACCGCACGCAGATCCTGGTCACCGGCGGCCTGCTGCTCGCCCTGGGCCTGTTGCTGCTCGTCTCCGGCCTGCGGGCGACCGCCTACATCTCCGAACACGCCCCCTCCGGCTGCCCGGGCCCGGCCGCCGCCTGCTCGGGCGTGAACTCGACGATCTACCACGACTACTACCACCCGGTCTTCATGGTCTTCGGCCTGCTCCCCCTCGCCGGGTCCGCGCTGGTGGGCACGTTCTGGGGCGCGCCCCTGCTGGCGGCCGAGTTCGAGCGCGGGACCAACGCACTGGCCTGGACCCAGTCGGTCTCCCCCGGGCGCTGGCTCGTGGCCAAGCTCGGCCTCCTCGGCGGCATGATCGTGGTCGCCGCCCTGGTCCTGTCCGCGATGATCAGCGCGTGGCTGCCGGTGTTCCGCGGCGCGATCGGCGACAAGACGCTGGAGGCCGGCACGTTCACGATCACCGGGGTCGTCCCGGCCGCCTGGTGGCTGTTCGCGTTCGTGCTGGGCGCCGCCGCCGGAACGCTCTTCCGGCGCACTCTCGCGGCGATGGCGGTGACCGTCGCGTTGATCGCTCTGGCCATCCCCGCCGTCTTCTTCTCACGCGACTCCTACGCCGAGCCGGTACGGACCGTCACCACCGACTGGACGGCCCTGTACGACCGCGGTGGAAGCCTGGTCCGCGACGCGTGGGTCACCCCCTCCGGCCAGGAGGTCGTCACCCTGCCCGACGGGGCCTGCCCCCCGCCGCCCGGCGTGGACGCCCGCTCCGAACGCGCCCAGCTGCTGAAGGACGAATGCCTCATCGACGAGGGTTACCGTAAAGCCGTCTACCACCATCCCCCCGAGCGCTTCTGGCGCTTCCAGTGGACCGAGACCGGCATCCTGCTCACCGGTGCCCTCGCCCTCGGCGGTCTCGCCGTCACCCGCACCCTCCGCCGCCGCAACTGA
- a CDS encoding hydantoinase B/oxoprolinase family protein: MNGADPVLVEIVEGTLASVEKEVETAIARTARSPMIRDAHDFRAGIHDVRLRKLTGRSYSALVQPVVRDFPVAGMNPGDVFFHNDVYLSEGGIGHLPDLCVTVPVFHDGAVVAFVQAFGHHDDIGGAVPGSMPSHARSVFEEGLMVPPIKLWDRGVPNRAALTIMTRNSRMPDSLAGDLDAECSACLMGARRLGELFDRYGREAVEDCFDAIISKTTETFRRELLARIPEGTHVWEDYAEHDGVDEPRLHTQRMTLTVDHSAEVPLVIDFTGTSPQAKGPINHAGDYADGVFLKKWLAPILRNLAETPERMAELDVNEGVVPLIEMRFPEKGTLLTPIFPAPTNARTFVILRLLGVLAGVLAKATGGRMPADQETIRYTGVYGDDAGGTPYLMREVLGGGSGGRWYADGEDTIHVVPDSRNIPVEFAESRWPFRVERLGLAQDSGGPGLYRGGLGYDKHLRMLRDASFMSIADRSILSCWGVNGGRAGRPFVVEIEGREMEGLVDDSPVRAGEVIRVRTTGGGGWGSPLERDPALVAADVRDGKVSAEGARDDYGVVLHGSRDDLRVDAEATALRRAELRALLPARAPFFDRGPGFPSLSGGLPYAEVDFM, translated from the coding sequence GTGAACGGCGCGGACCCGGTGCTGGTGGAGATCGTGGAGGGCACGCTCGCGTCGGTGGAGAAGGAGGTCGAGACCGCCATCGCGCGCACGGCCCGCTCGCCGATGATCCGCGACGCGCACGACTTCCGGGCGGGCATCCACGACGTACGGCTGCGCAAGCTGACCGGCAGGTCCTACTCGGCGCTGGTCCAGCCCGTCGTCAGGGACTTCCCCGTAGCCGGGATGAACCCCGGCGACGTGTTCTTCCACAACGACGTCTACCTGTCCGAGGGCGGCATCGGGCACCTGCCCGACCTGTGCGTGACGGTCCCGGTCTTCCACGACGGCGCCGTGGTCGCCTTCGTGCAGGCGTTCGGGCACCACGACGACATCGGCGGAGCGGTGCCCGGGTCGATGCCCTCCCACGCGCGGAGCGTGTTCGAGGAGGGGCTGATGGTCCCGCCGATCAAGCTCTGGGACCGGGGCGTGCCCAACAGGGCGGCGCTCACGATCATGACGCGGAACTCGCGGATGCCCGACTCGCTCGCCGGGGACCTGGACGCCGAGTGCTCGGCCTGCCTGATGGGCGCGCGGCGGCTGGGGGAGCTGTTCGACCGCTACGGGCGCGAGGCGGTCGAGGACTGCTTCGACGCGATCATCTCCAAGACCACCGAGACGTTCCGCAGGGAACTGCTGGCCAGGATCCCCGAGGGCACGCACGTGTGGGAGGACTACGCCGAGCACGACGGCGTGGACGAGCCCCGCCTGCACACCCAGCGGATGACCCTCACCGTGGACCATTCGGCGGAGGTGCCGCTGGTCATCGACTTCACCGGCACGTCCCCGCAGGCCAAGGGGCCGATCAACCACGCGGGTGACTACGCGGACGGGGTGTTCCTGAAGAAGTGGCTCGCGCCGATCCTGCGCAACCTGGCCGAGACGCCGGAGCGGATGGCCGAGCTCGACGTCAACGAGGGCGTCGTCCCGCTGATCGAGATGAGGTTCCCGGAGAAGGGGACGCTGCTCACGCCGATCTTCCCGGCACCCACGAACGCCCGGACGTTCGTGATCCTGCGGCTGCTGGGCGTCCTGGCGGGGGTGCTGGCCAAGGCGACCGGCGGCAGGATGCCCGCCGACCAGGAGACCATCCGCTACACCGGCGTCTACGGCGACGACGCCGGCGGCACGCCGTACCTGATGCGGGAGGTCCTGGGCGGGGGCTCCGGCGGCCGGTGGTACGCCGACGGCGAGGACACCATCCACGTCGTCCCCGACTCGCGCAACATCCCGGTCGAGTTCGCCGAGTCCCGCTGGCCGTTCAGGGTCGAGCGGCTCGGCCTGGCCCAGGACTCCGGCGGTCCCGGCCTCTACCGCGGCGGTCTCGGATACGACAAGCATCTGCGGATGCTGCGCGACGCCTCGTTCATGTCGATCGCCGACCGTTCGATCCTGTCCTGCTGGGGTGTGAACGGCGGCCGGGCCGGGCGGCCCTTCGTCGTGGAGATCGAGGGCCGGGAGATGGAGGGCCTGGTGGACGACTCACCGGTCCGCGCGGGCGAGGTCATCCGGGTGCGCACCACCGGAGGCGGCGGCTGGGGCTCGCCGCTGGAGCGCGACCCCGCGCTGGTGGCCGCTGACGTCCGGGACGGCAAGGTCTCGGCCGAGGGGGCCCGCGACGACTACGGCGTCGTCCTGCACGGCTCCCGCGACGATCTCCGGGTCGACGCCGAGGCCACCGCGCTGCGCCGCGCGGAGCTGCGGGCGCTCCTCCCGGCCCGCGCGCCCTTCTTCGACCGGGGCCCCGGTTTCCCGTCACTGTCGGGTGGCCTGCCGTACGCCGAGGTGGACTTTATGTAA
- a CDS encoding thymidine kinase yields the protein MTELSALSAVPVGSRDGVLRFYFGPMDCGKSTLALQMNYNHRRQGRRGLVLTKHDRSGGPQVTSRIGLGSEAIEVVDDLDLVALVREHERVDYVICDEACFYTVAQIEQLADLTDHFGVDVYAFGLASDFRSQMFPAAQRLFELADEISRLQVEVLCWCGRPGRLNARVVGDRLVRTGEQVMIGDTGDAPVRYQVLCRRHHRAGDLGAAG from the coding sequence GTGACCGAACTGTCCGCGCTCTCCGCCGTCCCTGTCGGGTCCCGTGACGGGGTGCTCCGCTTCTACTTCGGCCCGATGGACTGCGGCAAGTCCACCCTGGCCCTGCAGATGAACTACAACCACCGCCGTCAGGGCAGGCGTGGCCTGGTGCTGACCAAACACGACCGCTCCGGCGGCCCCCAGGTCACCAGCCGGATAGGCCTGGGCAGCGAGGCGATCGAGGTCGTCGACGACCTCGATCTGGTGGCCCTGGTCCGCGAGCACGAGCGCGTCGACTACGTGATCTGCGACGAGGCGTGCTTCTACACCGTCGCCCAGATCGAGCAGCTCGCCGACCTCACCGACCACTTCGGCGTCGACGTCTACGCCTTCGGCCTGGCCTCGGACTTCCGGTCACAGATGTTCCCCGCCGCCCAGCGCCTGTTCGAGCTGGCCGACGAGATCAGCCGCCTCCAGGTGGAGGTCCTGTGCTGGTGCGGCCGCCCCGGCCGGCTGAACGCCCGCGTGGTCGGCGACAGGCTGGTGCGCACCGGCGAGCAGGTGATGATCGGCGACACCGGCGACGCCCCGGTCCGCTACCAGGTGCTGTGCCGCCGCCACCACCGCGCCGGCGACCTCGGCGCCGCCGGCTGA
- a CDS encoding flavin reductase translates to MATDGDSFRAVLAQWPSGVVIVTTGTPGGGWHGMTASSFSSVSVDPPLVLVCLARSTRTHRLVQERGTFAVSVLGRDQAELGRRFAGRDRTPDRFAGAAWTTVVTGSPVLADSTGWLDCRVAHAHPGGDHTIFVGEVLAADTPRRVTPVLFHSRAWGRLADPLPDEIAVADTGLLSVLRVRGVEGARPARIARALRAAGTRVRLFGPYGEPPPREDLDPATASALITDPARVGAVVGAGAGVAEFAVPVPERPAGASAPPAGTARPAPENAAVIVDAARRAGLVTVAHVTEAFAEGRADAVLSAVGRLAELGCDEIGLEEGGLPASPLRVRDLLQDAVAAARPVPLRVRLRERHGIGMVNALIAMKSGVRLFDTTLGGVDGALPGEDVLFLAEQLNVASPVDRTALIAGAVDLETCWGSGLPGRTYRSAC, encoded by the coding sequence GTGGCGACCGACGGCGACTCCTTCCGCGCGGTACTGGCCCAATGGCCCAGCGGCGTGGTCATCGTGACGACGGGGACTCCCGGCGGCGGGTGGCACGGCATGACGGCCAGCTCGTTCTCCAGCGTCAGCGTGGATCCCCCGCTGGTCCTGGTGTGCCTGGCGAGGAGCACCCGGACGCACCGGCTCGTCCAGGAGCGGGGGACGTTCGCGGTCAGCGTGCTCGGCAGGGACCAGGCGGAGCTCGGCCGCCGGTTCGCCGGGCGGGACCGGACACCCGACCGGTTCGCCGGCGCGGCCTGGACCACGGTCGTGACGGGCTCCCCGGTTCTCGCCGACTCGACCGGCTGGCTCGACTGCCGGGTCGCGCACGCCCACCCGGGCGGCGACCACACGATCTTCGTCGGCGAGGTGCTCGCCGCGGACACCCCACGGCGGGTGACACCCGTGCTGTTCCACTCCCGGGCCTGGGGCCGGCTCGCCGACCCGCTCCCCGACGAGATCGCCGTCGCCGACACCGGCCTGCTGTCCGTCCTGCGCGTCCGCGGGGTCGAAGGCGCGCGGCCGGCCCGGATCGCCCGCGCGCTGCGCGCCGCGGGCACCAGGGTCCGGCTGTTCGGCCCGTACGGCGAGCCGCCGCCCCGCGAGGACCTCGATCCGGCCACGGCCTCCGCGCTGATCACCGACCCGGCGCGGGTGGGCGCCGTCGTCGGCGCGGGCGCGGGAGTAGCCGAGTTCGCCGTTCCGGTGCCCGAACGCCCCGCCGGGGCCTCCGCGCCGCCCGCCGGAACCGCCCGTCCGGCGCCGGAGAACGCCGCAGTCATCGTGGACGCGGCCCGGCGCGCGGGACTGGTCACGGTCGCGCACGTCACCGAGGCCTTCGCCGAGGGCCGTGCCGATGCCGTCCTGTCGGCGGTCGGCCGGCTGGCCGAGCTCGGCTGCGACGAGATCGGACTGGAGGAGGGCGGGCTGCCGGCCTCTCCGCTGCGCGTGCGCGACCTCCTGCAGGACGCGGTCGCCGCCGCCCGCCCCGTGCCCCTGCGCGTGCGGCTGCGCGAACGTCACGGCATCGGGATGGTCAACGCGCTCATCGCGATGAAGAGCGGGGTACGGCTCTTCGACACCACGCTCGGCGGCGTGGACGGCGCTCTCCCCGGGGAGGACGTGCTGTTCCTGGCCGAGCAGCTGAACGTGGCCAGCCCCGTCGACCGCACCGCCCTGATCGCCGGGGCCGTGGATCTGGAGACCTGCTGGGGCTCCGGCCTGCCCGGCCGCACCTACCGGTCCGCCTGCTGA